The bacterium region AGTTCCTCTGGCCGAGATTTATCTATTGCAACCGGAACGGGGGGTTGTGTTCTTGCAAGACCTGGGCGATTTCACTTTTTATGAATTGAACTCATTATGGAACGAGCAAACACGGCTTCGATTTTTTTTACGATCTCTTGATTATCTTCATCAAATCAAGAATCTGCCGCCGGTAGAGGGGGCCGCGTTCAACACAGAAAAATTTCTGTGGGAATTGAATTATTTTCGAAAGTATTTCCTGGAAGGCCTCCGCAAGATCGAGTTTACGGAAGAGGAATCAACCGAGCTGCAATCCTATTTTCTGACCCTCGCGACCGAGATAGCTACTGATGTGCGAGTCTTTACTCATCGCGACTACCATTCACGGAATCTCATGCTGTGTGGCGAAGAAGTCTATGTGATTGATTTTCAGGATGCCAGGCTTGGGCCCGTAACGTATGACCTTGCATCACTTTGTTACGATTCGTATATTCAACATTCGCCTGAGTTCCGGCGGCGCCTCGAGCAAATGTTTTTCACTTATCACCCGGATGCCAGGATTGAGCGTTTTGAATATCCTCGCGTTTGCCTGCAAAGGAATTTAAAAGCTCTCGGTACATTCGGCTATCAGACAACAATTATGGAACGGGAGTTTTATTTGCAATTTGTGCAGCTTACTCTTTCCTATGTGAAGCAGCATTTTCAAAAATTGCCTGAATATTCAGGTTTCGAGCGAATATTGTGTGCTCATATTCCCGAACTCGCATAGTTTTTCACCGCAGAGGACGCTGAGAACGCAGAGAACAGCATGAGTTTTTCTTCTCGGCGCTCTTCGCGTTCTCTGCGGTAAAATAAAGGACTTATGAAACAAGTTTACATTGATAGAATCAGCCGGCATGAAGGCGAGGAAATCACCATCAAAGGATGGCTTCACAACAAACGTTCCTCCGGAAAAATCCAGTTTTTGATAATCCGGGATGGCACCGGTTACATTCAGGGAGTTGTCGTCGCAAATACGGTTTCCCCCGATCTCTTTCAGCAATTTGACCGCATCACGCAGGAAAGCGCCTTGATTGTTCATGGCAAAGTGCGCGCGGACAAGAGAGCTCCCAGCGGTTATGAGCTCGATGTCACGTCCTATGAGATCGTGAGCATCGCGGAAGAATACCCGATTACACCGAAAGAACATGGCGTGGCTTTCCTGATGGAGAAGCGTCATCTGTGGCTGCGCTCCACTCGCCAGCATGCAATTCTCCGGATTCGCGACGAAATCATTCGTGCTTGTCGCGATTTCTATCACCAGGAAGGCTTCACTCTTGTGGACGCTCCGATCTTTACTCCGGCAGCGTGCGAAGGGACTACTACACTATTCGAAACACAGTATTTTGATGAAGGCAAAGCTTATCTAACACAGAGCGGACAGCTTTACAGCGAAGCCACCGCGATGGCGCTCGGAAAAGTGTATTGTTTTGGTCCGACTTTTCGCGCGGAAAAATCGAAAACGCGCCGGCACCTTACGGAGTTCTGGATGATCGAACCGGAAGTGGCTTTTGCAGAATTGCATGACATCATGGAGCTCGCGGAACGGTTTATCAGTTTTATCGTTCAACGTGTTCTTGAAAACCGCAAAATTGAACTAAAGACGCTCGAACGGGACATTACAAAACTGGAAAGTATACAGCCTCCTTTCCCCCGGCTTTCTTACGATGAGGCCGCAAAATTTTTGAAGGACAAAGGTCTCCCCTTTGAATATGGAAGCGATTTTGGTGGCACGGACGAAACAGTATTGTCCGAAAATTACGATCGTCCGGTGATGGTGCACCGGTATCCGGCAGCGACAAAAGCTTTTTACATGCAGCCGGATCCCGAAAACCCGCGCCTCGCGTTGTGTGTGGACGTTCTGGCTCCGGAAGGCTATGGGGAGATCATCGGCGGAAGCCAGCGTATCCATGATTACAATCTCCTTTTGCAGCGAATCAAAGAGCATCATCTGCCCCAGGAAGCGTTTGAGTGGTACCTGGATTTGCGACGCTACGGCACCGTACCTCATAGCGGATTTGGAATGGGCATCGAGAGGGTTGTGGCATGGATTTGCAAGCTGGAACACGTTCGTGAGACAATTCCCTTCCCCCGGATGCTATACCGCATTTATCCATAAAAATTAAAACCACAGATAAACAAAGATGAACGCAGATTTTGAACATTTTTATCTGTGTTTATCTGTGTTCATCTGTGGTTACATTAAAGAATCATGAAAAGAGTAGGCGTTATCAGCTTAGGCTGTCCGAAGAATTTAGTCGATACGGAAGCCATGCTTGGGCAGCTAGTCGACAAAGGTTACTCGATCTCTGCCAATCCAGC contains the following coding sequences:
- a CDS encoding phosphotransferase; translation: MEVYLNSIETVAAYNLPEETPSGFVCTRLTGDASSRSYFRIQGDSGQSLILMKMPEPYQESNFPYLQNYELFRSAGVPLAEIYLLQPERGVVFLQDLGDFTFYELNSLWNEQTRLRFFLRSLDYLHQIKNLPPVEGAAFNTEKFLWELNYFRKYFLEGLRKIEFTEEESTELQSYFLTLATEIATDVRVFTHRDYHSRNLMLCGEEVYVIDFQDARLGPVTYDLASLCYDSYIQHSPEFRRRLEQMFFTYHPDARIERFEYPRVCLQRNLKALGTFGYQTTIMEREFYLQFVQLTLSYVKQHFQKLPEYSGFERILCAHIPELA
- the asnS gene encoding asparagine--tRNA ligase, which translates into the protein MKQVYIDRISRHEGEEITIKGWLHNKRSSGKIQFLIIRDGTGYIQGVVVANTVSPDLFQQFDRITQESALIVHGKVRADKRAPSGYELDVTSYEIVSIAEEYPITPKEHGVAFLMEKRHLWLRSTRQHAILRIRDEIIRACRDFYHQEGFTLVDAPIFTPAACEGTTTLFETQYFDEGKAYLTQSGQLYSEATAMALGKVYCFGPTFRAEKSKTRRHLTEFWMIEPEVAFAELHDIMELAERFISFIVQRVLENRKIELKTLERDITKLESIQPPFPRLSYDEAAKFLKDKGLPFEYGSDFGGTDETVLSENYDRPVMVHRYPAATKAFYMQPDPENPRLALCVDVLAPEGYGEIIGGSQRIHDYNLLLQRIKEHHLPQEAFEWYLDLRRYGTVPHSGFGMGIERVVAWICKLEHVRETIPFPRMLYRIYP